GAAGTTTGCCGCCATCACGGGTCTCATCATCTTCCCGCTCTTCCTGCTGATCTGGTACCTCGCCGGCGGGCTGGCGCTGGGACTCCCCGCGCCGCGCCCGATCACGAGCGAGTTCCCCTACGGCGCCTACGCCTGGGCCGACCTGGTCGCCCGCCAGTTCCTGGGCGCCGCGATTCCAGAAGAGTGGTTTTTCCGCGGCTATCTCCAGCGGCGGCTTCAGCAGCTCTTCCCCCGCAGGTTCGGCACCGGCCGGTGGAGCATCTCGGCCGCCGCCCTGCTCACCGCCTGGCTCTTCGGCCTCGCCCACGCCGCAAGATACGGCAACATCCTGAGAATGAACGTCTTCCTCCCCGGCATCCTCTTCGGCTGGGCCAGAGAACGCAGCGACCACCTCGCCGCCCCGATCCTGCTTCACGCAGCGTCGAATCTGGTGCTGATGGCGTTTGTGGGGTGAGGGTAGAGCCGCCCGGTCCGCGGCGTGGGACGCAGCATCCTGGCCAACATCACGCCGGGCGGCACCCGCCACATCCACGAGGATCGTCTCAATTCCGTCGTCGCCGAAACGGGCGATGCCGGCACCGTGCTGCACGCGCTCACCTACGATCCCCACGGCAAGACCCGCAACGAGAGCGGCACGAGCGGCCTCGAGCTCACCTTCACCGGGCACCTGCGGGACATCGACACCGGCCTCTACTACATGAAGGCCCGCTGGTACGATCCCGAACTGGGCATCTTCCTCAGCGAAGACCCGCAGAGCTACAACCCGGCCGATCCGTTTACGTATTCGGAATACGTATATGCGAATCTCAATCCGCTGACGTA
The Chrysiogenia bacterium DNA segment above includes these coding regions:
- a CDS encoding CPBP family intramembrane metalloprotease, with amino-acid sequence MSEQDSEQTGPEEAQNPDAEEGAPEQPKPPRRQLLVAEVVLSFGTILALSMVPEFSIGSGSVRLDHPLVLTAALIYLPFVPYAQRRISLSEMGLGSGKFARSVKFAAITGLIIFPLFLLIWYLAGGLALGLPAPRPITSEFPYGAYAWADLVARQFLGAAIPEEWFFRGYLQRRLQQLFPRRFGTGRWSISAAALLTAWLFGLAHAARYGNILRMNVFLPGILFGWARERSDHLAAPILLHAASNLVLMAFVG